The proteins below are encoded in one region of Methanofollis aquaemaris:
- a CDS encoding ornithine cyclodeaminase family protein, with amino-acid sequence MKYYPEGLLLPPLSTINQAIEEAFREHGEGRARMPPKVYVNFEKGDFRTMPAYLPGLGVAGVKIVNVHPENPKIGLPTVMALTVILDPETGRPEAVLNATLLTDLRTGAAGAVAAKYLAPRRSVTLGIVGSGRQAVAQVNAIAEILEIEEMRVWSRTPANAARFGDLFDRISCIPSSIERACDADLIVTTTPSRKPLVRSEWIGEGTHINAIGADAPGKEELDPALLTRARVFVDDMEQAVHSGEVNVPISTGLYTAGEIAGTLGEVVCGRKKRETADEITVFDSTGLAIQDLAIAALVMEGGEGTELRFP; translated from the coding sequence ATGAAATATTATCCCGAAGGGTTGCTGCTCCCTCCGCTCTCCACCATCAACCAGGCGATCGAGGAGGCATTCAGAGAACATGGCGAAGGAAGAGCCAGGATGCCCCCGAAGGTCTATGTGAACTTTGAGAAAGGAGACTTCAGGACCATGCCCGCCTACCTCCCCGGCCTCGGCGTCGCCGGGGTCAAGATCGTCAATGTCCACCCCGAGAACCCGAAGATCGGTCTCCCGACCGTGATGGCCCTCACCGTCATCCTCGACCCCGAGACCGGGAGGCCTGAGGCGGTCCTGAACGCCACGCTCCTCACCGACCTGCGGACCGGTGCGGCCGGGGCGGTCGCCGCGAAATATCTTGCTCCGAGGAGATCGGTGACGCTTGGCATCGTCGGGAGCGGTCGGCAGGCCGTCGCCCAGGTGAACGCCATCGCCGAGATCCTGGAGATCGAGGAGATGCGGGTCTGGAGCAGGACGCCGGCGAACGCCGCAAGGTTCGGCGACCTCTTCGACCGCATCTCCTGCATCCCGTCCTCGATCGAGCGTGCCTGCGACGCCGACCTCATCGTCACCACCACCCCGTCACGAAAACCGCTGGTCCGCTCCGAATGGATCGGCGAGGGGACGCACATCAATGCCATCGGGGCCGACGCTCCGGGAAAAGAGGAACTCGATCCCGCTCTCCTCACCCGCGCCCGCGTCTTTGTCGACGACATGGAGCAGGCCGTCCACTCGGGCGAGGTGAATGTGCCCATCTCGACCGGGCTCTATACCGCCGGTGAGATTGCGGGCACCCTCGGCGAGGTGGTATGCGGAAGAAAAAAGCGGGAGACCGCGGATGAGATCACGGTCTTTGACTCGACGGGGCTTGCGATCCAGGATCTGGCGATCGCGGCCCTCGTTATGGAGGGGGGTGAGGGGACCGAACTCAGGTTCCCGTGA